In Gemmatimonadales bacterium, one DNA window encodes the following:
- a CDS encoding acetyl-CoA carboxylase carboxyltransferase subunit alpha, with translation MATALALDFEKPIAELERQIEDLKRLASQRSLDVAREIAPLETKLAELRTEIYRNLTPYQRVQVARHPRRPYALDYVNGLFADFIELHGDRLYRDDPAIVGGLGRLAGRSVVVIGQQKGRDIKENLKRNFGMPHPEGYRKALRLMRLAERFRLPIVTLIDTPGAHPGLGAEERGQAEAIARNIERMVVLKTPVVVAIVGEGGSGGALALAVGDRVLILENAIYSVISPEGCAAILWRDAALKERAAEALKLTAPDLLAMGLVDEIVPEPPGGAHADPGAAVEALGAALERHLAELAGLPTDELLARRGDKYLRMGKFEEA, from the coding sequence ATGGCGACAGCACTCGCCCTGGACTTCGAGAAGCCCATCGCCGAGCTCGAGCGCCAGATCGAGGACCTCAAGCGCCTGGCCAGCCAGCGCTCGCTCGACGTGGCGCGCGAGATCGCGCCGCTCGAGACCAAGCTGGCCGAGCTGCGGACGGAGATCTACCGCAACCTGACGCCGTACCAGCGCGTCCAGGTGGCCCGGCATCCGCGCCGCCCCTACGCCCTCGACTACGTCAACGGGCTGTTCGCCGACTTCATCGAGCTGCACGGTGACCGGCTGTACCGCGACGACCCGGCCATCGTCGGCGGGCTCGGCCGGCTGGCCGGCCGCAGCGTCGTGGTCATCGGCCAGCAGAAGGGCCGGGACATCAAGGAGAACCTCAAGCGCAACTTCGGGATGCCGCACCCCGAGGGCTATCGCAAGGCGCTGCGCCTGATGCGCCTGGCCGAGCGGTTCCGACTGCCGATCGTCACGCTCATCGACACCCCGGGCGCGCACCCCGGCCTGGGAGCCGAGGAGCGCGGGCAGGCCGAGGCCATCGCGCGCAACATCGAGCGGATGGTGGTCCTCAAGACGCCGGTCGTGGTGGCGATCGTCGGCGAGGGCGGGTCCGGCGGCGCCCTGGCGCTGGCCGTCGGCGACCGCGTGCTGATCCTCGAGAACGCGATCTACTCGGTGATTTCCCCCGAGGGCTGCGCCGCCATCCTGTGGCGCGACGCGGCGCTGAAGGAGCGCGCGGCCGAGGCGCTCAAGCTGACGGCCCCCGACCTGCTCGCGATGGGCCTGGTGGACGAGATCGTGCCCGAGCCGCCCGGCGGCGCCCACGCCGATCCCGGCGCGGCCGTCGAGGCGCTGGGCGCGGCGCTCGAGCGCCACCTCGCGGAGCTGGCGGGTCTGCCCACCGACGAGCTGCTCGCGCGGCGCGGGGACAAGTATCTGCGGATGGGCAAGTTCGAGGAAGCCTAG
- the ricT gene encoding regulatory iron-sulfur-containing complex subunit RicT: MAAQLVEIRFKGNRKAFFRWHEPEPLRHDEPVIVETDRGLDLGHVSATGTVASTKCERCAMRAAAPEAGERAEGPAPAERPREAAAPERPAAAAPQAERRVVRRATAADTRIADELRRVEDEVRRKARERAAAHGLEMKVADAEWQWDRNKLTVYFTAERRVDFRNLVRDLASLFRTRIELRQIGVRDEAKRLDGIGRCGRQLCCSWLPELRPIGLQIAKDQRLSLNPTQISGPCGRLLCCLRFEHDFYVASRKRFPKEGKALATARGTEKVLSIDIFRERVTLRAEDGTSRTLPLADLKRETEGALAVAEPAPAQPPPAPAPAPATEAAAPQGERRRGRRGGRRRRRRP; this comes from the coding sequence GTGGCCGCCCAACTGGTCGAAATCCGCTTCAAGGGCAATCGGAAGGCGTTCTTCCGCTGGCACGAGCCGGAGCCCCTCCGGCACGACGAGCCCGTCATCGTGGAGACGGACCGCGGCCTGGACCTTGGCCACGTCTCGGCGACCGGGACCGTCGCCTCCACCAAGTGCGAGCGCTGCGCGATGCGGGCGGCGGCCCCTGAGGCCGGCGAGCGCGCCGAGGGACCCGCGCCCGCGGAGCGGCCGCGCGAGGCCGCGGCCCCCGAGCGCCCGGCCGCCGCCGCCCCCCAGGCGGAACGCCGGGTGGTCCGCCGCGCGACGGCGGCCGACACCCGGATCGCCGACGAGCTGCGGCGGGTCGAGGACGAGGTGCGCCGCAAGGCCCGCGAGCGGGCCGCCGCGCACGGCCTGGAGATGAAGGTCGCCGACGCCGAGTGGCAGTGGGACCGGAACAAGCTCACCGTGTACTTCACCGCCGAGCGCCGGGTGGACTTCCGCAACCTGGTGCGCGACCTCGCCTCGCTGTTCCGCACCCGGATCGAGCTGCGGCAGATCGGCGTCCGCGACGAGGCCAAGCGCCTCGACGGCATCGGCCGGTGCGGCCGCCAGCTGTGCTGCAGCTGGCTGCCGGAGCTGCGGCCCATCGGCCTGCAGATCGCCAAGGACCAGCGCCTCAGCCTCAACCCGACCCAGATCTCCGGCCCGTGCGGCCGCCTGCTCTGCTGCCTGCGCTTCGAGCACGACTTCTACGTGGCCTCGCGCAAGCGCTTCCCCAAGGAGGGCAAGGCCCTGGCCACGGCCCGCGGCACCGAGAAGGTGCTGAGCATCGACATCTTCCGCGAGCGGGTGACGCTGAGGGCGGAGGACGGCACGTCCCGCACGCTGCCGCTCGCCGACCTCAAGCGCGAAACCGAGGGCGCCCTCGCCGTGGCGGAGCCGGCGCCCGCGCAGCCGCCGCCGGCTCCGGCGCCGGCCCCCGCGACCGAGGCGGCCGCGCCCCAGGGGGAGCGCCGCCGCGGGCGCCGCGGCGGACGGCGCCGCCGCCGACGCCCGTGA
- the dnaE gene encoding DNA polymerase III subunit alpha encodes MAFAHLHTHSEYSLLDGANRISDLIARVKALGMDSVAVTDHGNMFGAWQFHQEGRAAGIRPILGMEAYVAFGPRQAREKPADAPAAYAHLVLLVRDRAGYRNLIRLSSIGYVEGYYRRPRVDRESLERHAEGLVCLSACLSGEVALWLRQGAYDRAKEAAEWHARTFGEGGYWLEVQNHGLAEEPGVQEGVFRLAEELGLGVVATNDAHYLTREDAAAHDVLLAIRSGKDLDDPKRFRFQGSESYVKSEEEMRRAFPARDDLFANTQRIAERCEFDFEKRFFLPEFPRPAEYASDNELVIALAEEGTRRRYGQELPPAVRERLDYELGVITKVGYAGYFLIVADFIRWAREHGIPVGPGRGSAAGSLVSYALGITNVDPLKFDLLFERFLNPERISPPDIDVDFCEERRGEVIEYVRERYGRASVGQIVTFGTMKARAAVKDVARVLGVPPGDADRLTKLIPSGPAYALTLREAAEKVPELREMVAHNPTYQKVVEFGSGIEGLSRHISVHAAGIVIAPGPLTDYVPVCTMTGRGTGAGAADDAIITQYDMVGLEKVGMLKMDFLGLTTLTILRRAVDTIRGRRGVEVDLDGLDLEDPAVYALLRGGRTSGVFQFESSLATDALQRMRCDRFDDLVATNALVRPGPLDSGMHLVYIRRKRGEEPVRYLLPELKEILEPTYGVIVYQEQVMRIASVLAGFSLAEADVLRKAVGKKKQELIDEELGRFVGRCVERGHKKKVIEEIAAQIQTFGRYGFNKSHAVAYSIVSYQTAWLKTHYPAEFMAALLSSAIGDTDKVVPYIAECRALGIEVLPPDVNESGWHFTVIGDQRIRFGLGAIKNVGRGAIDAVIAARTADGPFTSLADLATRVDHRVCNKRVLEALVASGATDALGGHRAQLFAAVDGVLAEAALKQAETAAGQGTLFGEGASSAGRPETGAPPAARPPLPVVPEWTETERLAREKELVGFFVSGHPLNRYADEAALFGTHTTADIGRWSSEKLAVAAVVTAVRRQIARRTGAEWAKLVIEDFHGTAVCLVFPEAWAKLAKVIAADGAYLLAGGYSARDRGEEDVPFIVEEALSLAELKASGRMAVALRWSTHPGRNGEAARAVAALCAAHPGPAPVFVEWSEAGTGRDLVRLRSRSYTVALEEELLGALRDILGQDAVTLVKAG; translated from the coding sequence TGGCCTTCGCGCACCTCCACACGCACTCCGAGTACTCGCTCCTCGACGGCGCCAATCGCATCAGCGACCTCATCGCCCGCGTCAAGGCGCTGGGGATGGACAGCGTCGCGGTCACCGACCACGGCAACATGTTCGGTGCGTGGCAGTTCCATCAGGAGGGGCGGGCCGCCGGCATCCGGCCCATCCTCGGAATGGAGGCCTACGTCGCCTTCGGCCCGCGGCAGGCCCGCGAGAAGCCGGCCGACGCGCCCGCCGCCTACGCGCACCTCGTGCTGCTGGTCCGGGACCGCGCCGGCTACCGGAACCTCATCCGGCTGTCGTCCATCGGCTACGTCGAAGGCTACTACCGCCGCCCGCGGGTGGACCGCGAGTCGCTCGAGCGCCACGCGGAGGGCCTCGTCTGCCTCTCGGCCTGCCTCTCGGGCGAGGTCGCGCTGTGGCTGCGCCAGGGCGCGTACGACCGCGCGAAGGAGGCCGCGGAGTGGCACGCGCGCACCTTCGGCGAGGGCGGGTACTGGCTCGAGGTCCAGAACCACGGCCTGGCCGAGGAGCCCGGCGTCCAGGAGGGCGTGTTCCGGCTGGCGGAGGAGCTGGGCCTGGGCGTCGTTGCGACCAACGACGCGCACTACCTGACCCGGGAGGACGCCGCGGCGCACGACGTGCTCCTGGCGATCCGCTCGGGCAAGGACCTCGACGACCCGAAGCGGTTTCGCTTCCAGGGCAGCGAGAGCTACGTCAAGTCCGAGGAGGAGATGCGGCGGGCCTTCCCGGCGCGCGACGACCTGTTCGCGAACACGCAGCGCATCGCCGAGCGGTGCGAGTTCGACTTCGAGAAGCGGTTCTTCCTGCCCGAGTTCCCGCGCCCGGCCGAGTACGCCAGCGACAACGAGCTGGTGATCGCGCTGGCCGAGGAGGGGACGCGCCGGCGCTACGGCCAGGAGCTGCCGCCCGCCGTGCGCGAGCGGCTCGACTACGAGCTGGGCGTGATCACCAAGGTGGGCTACGCCGGCTACTTCCTCATCGTGGCCGACTTCATCCGCTGGGCGCGGGAGCACGGCATCCCTGTCGGCCCCGGCCGCGGGTCCGCGGCGGGCTCGCTGGTGTCCTACGCGCTCGGCATCACCAACGTGGACCCGCTCAAGTTCGACCTGCTGTTCGAGCGGTTCCTCAACCCGGAGCGCATCTCGCCGCCCGACATCGACGTCGACTTCTGCGAGGAGCGGCGCGGCGAGGTGATCGAGTACGTCCGCGAGCGCTACGGCCGAGCGTCGGTCGGACAGATCGTGACGTTCGGGACGATGAAGGCACGGGCGGCCGTGAAGGACGTCGCCCGCGTCCTCGGGGTGCCCCCGGGCGACGCCGACCGCCTCACCAAGCTGATTCCCAGCGGGCCGGCCTACGCGCTCACCCTGCGCGAGGCGGCCGAGAAGGTGCCGGAGCTCCGGGAGATGGTGGCGCACAACCCCACCTACCAGAAGGTGGTGGAATTCGGGAGCGGGATCGAGGGCCTGTCGCGCCACATCTCGGTGCACGCCGCCGGCATCGTGATCGCGCCGGGCCCGCTCACCGACTACGTGCCGGTCTGCACGATGACCGGCAGGGGCACCGGCGCCGGGGCGGCCGACGACGCCATCATCACCCAGTACGACATGGTGGGGCTCGAGAAGGTCGGGATGCTGAAGATGGACTTCCTCGGCCTCACCACCCTCACCATCCTCCGACGCGCGGTCGACACCATCCGCGGGCGGCGCGGCGTCGAGGTGGACCTCGACGGCCTCGACCTCGAGGACCCGGCCGTGTACGCGCTGCTCCGCGGCGGCCGGACGTCGGGGGTGTTCCAGTTCGAGTCGAGCCTGGCGACCGACGCGCTGCAGCGGATGCGCTGCGACCGGTTCGACGACCTGGTGGCCACCAACGCGCTGGTGCGGCCCGGCCCGCTCGACAGCGGGATGCACCTGGTCTACATCCGGCGCAAGCGCGGCGAGGAGCCGGTCCGCTACCTGCTGCCCGAGCTGAAGGAGATCCTCGAGCCGACCTACGGCGTCATCGTCTACCAGGAGCAGGTGATGCGGATCGCGAGCGTGCTGGCGGGCTTCTCGCTCGCCGAGGCCGACGTGCTCCGCAAGGCGGTGGGGAAGAAGAAGCAGGAGCTGATCGACGAGGAGCTGGGCCGCTTCGTCGGCCGCTGCGTCGAGCGCGGCCACAAGAAGAAGGTGATCGAGGAGATCGCGGCGCAGATCCAGACCTTCGGCCGCTACGGCTTCAACAAGTCGCACGCGGTGGCCTACTCGATCGTCTCCTATCAGACCGCGTGGCTCAAGACGCACTACCCCGCCGAGTTCATGGCGGCGCTGCTGTCGTCGGCCATCGGCGACACCGACAAGGTCGTGCCGTACATCGCCGAATGCCGCGCGCTCGGCATCGAAGTCCTGCCGCCCGACGTCAACGAATCGGGATGGCACTTCACGGTGATCGGCGACCAGCGCATCCGCTTCGGCCTCGGCGCGATCAAGAACGTGGGCCGCGGCGCGATCGACGCCGTCATCGCCGCGCGCACCGCGGACGGTCCGTTCACCTCGCTCGCCGACCTCGCGACCCGGGTGGACCACCGGGTGTGCAACAAGCGGGTGCTGGAGGCCCTGGTTGCCTCCGGCGCCACCGACGCTCTGGGGGGCCACCGCGCCCAGCTGTTCGCGGCCGTGGACGGCGTGCTGGCCGAAGCGGCGCTCAAGCAGGCCGAGACCGCCGCCGGCCAGGGAACCCTGTTCGGCGAAGGCGCTTCCTCCGCCGGGCGCCCCGAGACCGGTGCCCCGCCGGCCGCGCGGCCCCCGCTGCCCGTCGTGCCCGAGTGGACCGAGACCGAGCGCCTTGCGCGCGAGAAGGAATTGGTGGGATTCTTCGTCTCCGGGCATCCGCTCAACCGCTACGCCGACGAGGCGGCGCTGTTCGGCACGCACACGACCGCCGACATCGGCCGCTGGTCGAGCGAGAAGCTCGCGGTCGCCGCCGTGGTCACCGCGGTCCGGCGCCAGATCGCGCGGCGCACCGGCGCGGAGTGGGCCAAGCTCGTGATCGAGGACTTCCACGGCACCGCCGTGTGCCTGGTGTTCCCCGAGGCCTGGGCCAAGCTCGCCAAGGTGATCGCGGCCGACGGCGCGTACCTGCTGGCGGGCGGGTATTCGGCCCGCGACCGCGGCGAAGAGGATGTCCCGTTCATCGTGGAGGAGGCCCTGTCCCTGGCCGAGCTCAAGGCCTCCGGCCGCATGGCCGTGGCGCTGCGCTGGTCCACGCACCCCGGCCGGAACGGCGAGGCCGCGCGGGCCGTGGCGGCGCTGTGCGCCGCCCATCCCGGACCGGCGCCGGTGTTCGTGGAGTGGAGCGAGGCCGGCACGGGCCGCGACCTGGTGCGGCTCCGCTCGCGGTCCTACACCGTCGCCCTGGAGGAGGAGCTGCTGGGCGCGCTGCGGGACATCCTGGGACAGGACGCGGTCACTCTCGTGAAGGCGGGGTAA